A genomic window from Streptomyces sp. HUAS YS2 includes:
- a CDS encoding aminoglycoside N(3)-acetyltransferase — MTDAAGGPRGGPAERIVADLARLGIGRGTTLLVHASLSRTGLEADIVREALRRALGPEGTLVVPAFTPENSDTSPHYRARVAGLTPGQAAAVRAEMPAFDPLRTPCPGMGRLAESVRTAPGAVRSAHPQTSFAAVGRDAEALMAGHPLHSHLGEESPLGALYRADARVLMINVDFSVCTAFHLAEYRTGAPERTYRCVVRGADGPQWTEYRDAELDDSDFAAVGGSFPWQLAHIGQLGGTFARLFSLRDAVDHAVLWMTEKRR, encoded by the coding sequence GTGACTGACGCGGCCGGAGGGCCCCGGGGCGGGCCCGCGGAACGGATCGTCGCCGATCTCGCCCGATTAGGGATCGGGCGGGGCACGACACTGCTGGTGCACGCCTCCCTGTCCCGGACGGGGCTGGAGGCGGACATCGTGCGCGAGGCGCTGCGGAGGGCGCTGGGGCCCGAGGGCACCCTGGTCGTCCCGGCGTTCACCCCGGAGAACTCCGACACCTCGCCGCACTACCGGGCCCGGGTGGCGGGGCTGACACCCGGGCAGGCGGCGGCCGTCCGGGCGGAGATGCCGGCCTTCGACCCACTGCGCACCCCCTGCCCGGGGATGGGCCGGCTGGCCGAGTCGGTGCGCACGGCTCCCGGGGCCGTGCGCAGCGCCCATCCGCAGACCTCGTTCGCGGCGGTCGGCCGGGACGCCGAGGCGCTGATGGCCGGGCATCCGCTGCACAGCCACCTCGGAGAGGAATCGCCGCTCGGCGCGCTCTACCGGGCCGATGCGCGGGTTCTGATGATCAACGTGGATTTCTCCGTCTGCACCGCGTTCCACCTCGCCGAATACCGCACGGGGGCGCCGGAGCGGACGTATCGCTGTGTGGTCCGGGGGGCGGACGGGCCGCAATGGACGGAGTACCGGGACGCCGAACTCGACGACAGCGATTTCGCGGCGGTCGGCGGTTCCTTCCCCTGGCAGCTGGCGCACATCGGGCAACTGGGGGGAACGTTCGCAAGGCTGTTCTCGTTGAGGGATGCGGTCGACCATGCGGTGCTATGGATGACTGAAAAGCGGCGCTGA
- a CDS encoding TIR-like protein FxsC — translation MQASSQQRAADHRPYFFLSYAHTPRYGPGGQDPDMWVERLFRDLCGHVMAMTDLPAGAPAGFMDREIRSGEGWSERLGEVLATCRVFVPLFSPRYFASEMCGKEWFAFEQRTITHHAKHNKPAEAIVPALWVPVPPEQLPGPAERLQFNHRAFGDRYFTDGLYGLIKLRVFAEEYERAVYELAKRIVSVADSAAVAPTRPLDYRQAPSAFGAKGSGGPRPIQVTIAAPTRHDLPHGRSADYYGESSHDWNPYYPDAARPLAYVAEDLVRSLNYQVRLSSFDLDSGILDAKQPPTRPEILIVDRWALKDESRRERLAAFDSEHRPWVSVIVPWNRLDRQSMEEEAELTEILARTMPVKMGQGRAAGRAAARGVPSMEVFSQLLPQVVETAAQQYLRHATVYPPAGGRHTERPRLRGPMPNDYAITQYTPDTLPAPDAEDPDDSQP, via the coding sequence GTGCAAGCGTCATCGCAACAGCGAGCGGCGGACCATCGCCCGTACTTCTTCTTGAGTTACGCGCATACGCCGAGGTACGGACCGGGTGGCCAGGACCCGGACATGTGGGTCGAGAGACTCTTCCGCGATCTGTGCGGCCATGTGATGGCCATGACGGATCTCCCGGCCGGAGCCCCCGCGGGCTTCATGGACCGGGAGATACGCTCCGGCGAGGGCTGGTCGGAGCGGCTGGGTGAGGTCCTGGCCACGTGCCGGGTCTTCGTCCCGCTGTTCTCGCCCCGCTACTTCGCCAGCGAGATGTGCGGCAAGGAGTGGTTCGCCTTCGAACAGCGGACGATCACCCACCACGCCAAGCACAACAAACCGGCCGAGGCGATCGTGCCCGCACTCTGGGTGCCCGTACCGCCCGAGCAACTACCGGGCCCCGCCGAACGGTTGCAGTTCAACCACCGGGCGTTCGGGGACCGCTACTTCACCGACGGGCTCTACGGGCTCATCAAACTCCGGGTGTTCGCGGAGGAGTACGAACGTGCCGTCTACGAACTCGCCAAACGCATCGTCTCGGTGGCGGACTCCGCGGCCGTGGCGCCCACCCGGCCGCTCGACTACCGTCAGGCCCCCAGCGCCTTCGGGGCCAAGGGCAGCGGCGGCCCCCGGCCCATCCAGGTGACCATCGCCGCCCCCACCCGCCACGACCTGCCCCACGGCCGCTCGGCCGACTACTACGGGGAGTCCTCGCACGACTGGAACCCCTACTACCCCGACGCCGCCAGGCCCCTCGCCTACGTCGCCGAGGACCTCGTCCGATCCCTCAACTACCAGGTCAGACTCAGCTCGTTCGACCTGGACAGCGGCATCCTGGACGCCAAACAGCCACCGACCCGCCCCGAGATCCTGATCGTCGACCGCTGGGCGCTGAAGGACGAGAGCAGACGGGAGCGGCTCGCCGCCTTCGACAGCGAGCACCGTCCCTGGGTGAGCGTGATCGTCCCCTGGAACCGGCTGGACCGGCAGAGCATGGAGGAGGAGGCCGAACTGACCGAGATCCTGGCCCGCACCATGCCCGTCAAGATGGGCCAGGGCCGGGCCGCCGGCCGGGCCGCCGCCCGCGGTGTGCCCAGCATGGAGGTCTTCAGCCAACTCCTCCCCCAGGTCGTCGAGACGGCCGCCCAGCAGTACCTCAGGCATGCCACCGTCTACCCGCCCGCCGGTGGCCGGCACACCGAACGCCCCCGGCTGCGTGGCCCGATGCCCAACGACTACGCGATCACCCAGTACACCCCCGACACGCTTCCAGCGCCCGATGCGGAGGACCCGGATGACAGCCAGCCGTGA